From Paenibacillus sp. V4I7, one genomic window encodes:
- a CDS encoding carbohydrate ABC transporter permease: MKATALERAGQGLIIFLLALLCLSILYPFLYMLAISLNSGSDAARGGVYLWPRSFTWINYEIVLGNEVIRSAYLVTIARTVIGTIGGLAVTLAAAYGLSYKQLPFRSGILAYILITMLFNGGLVPFYIQLFKLGLTNTFWVYIIPALFSAWNMFVMQKFIQGIPEAMIESAELDGAGPLRILIQIIIPLSKPMLAALGLFTAVGHWNDWFSGAFFVSDQNLIPVQTFLQQLLSAQDLSAILSSNQNQEALARGSMLNDITLMSVKMATVMISALPILTVYPFLQKYFVKGVMIGSVKG, encoded by the coding sequence ATGAAAGCGACTGCGCTTGAACGGGCGGGACAGGGGCTTATCATTTTCCTGCTGGCACTGTTGTGCCTTTCAATTCTTTACCCATTTCTCTATATGCTGGCGATCTCGCTCAATTCCGGCTCGGATGCCGCACGAGGCGGCGTATACCTCTGGCCTCGTTCGTTTACTTGGATCAATTATGAAATCGTTCTGGGTAACGAGGTGATCCGAAGTGCCTATCTGGTCACGATCGCAAGAACGGTTATCGGCACGATTGGCGGGCTTGCCGTCACGCTTGCGGCAGCATACGGGTTATCGTATAAGCAGCTTCCGTTTCGAAGCGGCATTCTGGCCTATATCCTCATCACCATGCTTTTCAATGGCGGATTGGTCCCTTTCTACATCCAGCTGTTTAAGCTCGGACTGACCAATACCTTTTGGGTTTATATCATCCCTGCTCTATTCTCAGCGTGGAATATGTTCGTCATGCAGAAATTCATACAGGGCATTCCCGAAGCGATGATCGAATCCGCCGAACTGGACGGTGCCGGTCCGCTCAGGATACTGATTCAGATTATCATACCGCTTTCGAAACCCATGCTTGCGGCGCTTGGACTCTTTACGGCCGTGGGTCATTGGAACGATTGGTTCTCTGGAGCCTTTTTTGTCAGCGACCAGAATTTGATCCCTGTTCAGACGTTCCTGCAACAGCTGCTGTCAGCCCAAGACCTGTCAGCCATTCTGAGCTCCAATCAAAATCAGGAGGCACTCGCTCGTGGCTCCATGTTGAATGATATCACGTTGATGTCGGTTAAAATGGCCACCGTTATGATCAGCGCGCTACCGATTCTTACCGTCTATCCTTTCCTCCAGAAATATTTTGTCAAAGGCGTAATGATCGGTTCGGTCAAGGGTTAA